In the genome of Rhopalosiphum padi isolate XX-2018 chromosome 1, ASM2088224v1, whole genome shotgun sequence, the window ACCGCGGTGAAACGACGGCAGCAGTGGTGGTGCCAAGAGCACGGAGACTTAAACGGTCGTTGATAAACATGCGTATATGACAGTCGAAATGCAAATATTAGTGCGCATCGTTTGAAGATAGGATTGACtagcattaataaatatattattaattataatatacgtttatatataggtaatattatacaaaatatataatagttttcgaataattcaaatataatccCCGAGACCCGCATGTTTGCTTGGTAAAATGAGGCATGAGTTTaaatgtaggtaataggtatattgcgtaacacaataataaagtataagtaCAATGACCAAGTTCTAAGTTCAGATTATATGGGGCAGTCAAGCTGGATAATGTATCCGGGGACCAAAGATATATTGAACCTATaccatatgttataatatatcgtccgactataaaattatacgaaataataatggtttttactttttttttttatacaaaattcaacaataataatttttttttttttataattacacaaaatacggcaactaaaaacaaaatatacatatataataaattttaaaatacttaactatATCAATTGTTAACTTATAAgctattgttatacatttaaatttgaataaaattgatttcatgtgatacaatataataatataatatacattttattctatactactgctgtatattttataagaaatttattttgattttttcgttcctttttgttattattttattttaaattctctaTATCATGCAAGTGGAAATGAGATTTACACGCAGTAAATAGTAATGAAAAATATCGTTGCAAGAGGTATCTAGTTAATGAAAAAACGTAATAATACAGTTAATTTCACGTCCCATGCAGAAAATTTCCACATAACACATTTcgttatcatttaatatttcaatcgaTATTGatgaatgatataatatataatatacagtaagtTATTTGAACTGATAACATGTGTAATCTTGTATTTTATCGCGTGAAGCGCAGGTTTCTATTATACTTTGATTCgatcataattattacaaagttataataattatcgttgtATTGTAATACGAGCATTCTTTTAACGCGCGTGCTGTACTAATACAATAATGAACCTAATCGTGTATATTAAACTACGACTTACGAGACCATTGATCGcacattaggtaggtatatagttatgttggaaaaaaaaattagtcatcattaattttatagacgCTTGTTAATAATGCTGTCACAATTGCGCATGTACACTACAACTACGATAAcacagcatataataatataagtacataccAAACGCTGCCCTCCAAATATTATGCGTTTTAATCAACATTCCAACgtgatttaacattttttcaaccATCCTCGCGCCCCCGCGATCTTTTTGtctattcttttaaaatattcattggaTATTAAACGGATCATATAAAGAAGACAAAAAGGGCTCCGGGTGGCGGTAGCCGCCTTTTAATAGGGGCACCCTCTCTGTATAGATCATTAAACACGACGGGGCGCACGTTCATtagtatatgtacctatacatatcttCGATAGTCTGCCGCAAACTTCTCACGAGACAAGCTGTTTGTTTTTACGTCttcgtttttatttcttttattttttgtttcgttCTGTGCTGCCGTAGGGCAATATTCTCgaaatttcattttcaaattacaaattatttttttaagcaaaCGATatgcataatactataatattgtatgtagataggtaataggtaataggtaggtatattgtatatgtatactcGTAAGAATATTCTATTTTGCACATACGAAATAATATAGGATTTTCGACGAAGAAGATCACCGCCATATATGGTATTGCGaaatatcataaatgtattacGTGTGGttattaatgtacctacatttttattataccagAACGATTACTATATgaattttataggtacctatacatgtaTCAGCCGGTACGGCTGGTGAGTCTACTACTGTCGTTTGAAATTTTATGCGTTTTACTTTACACTTACGCGTGATTTTGTATCCCTGTATAGATATTGTAGATATTATTGTTACCAAATGATAGTATAccaaataattaactttttattgtaaacaatatatatatgaaaataaaaacattaaaagtacaaaggtataggtaggtatattgatCCCAGTCGGAATGCCGAATATGTAGTgaacatgttttatatttattgaatttgacCGTGTAacatacgcgtatattatttcttactatatatatatatgtatatgtatatattctaacatacatattataatattattattttcacgctATAACCATTTTTGAAATTCCATagcattataataactatacgatATATTTCGTAGTAGATCGTGGGAATGACGAGTTTTTACGGATGCCAAAGTGTCATATTAATCTCcctttcgtaataataataataataattttatttcatttttttccttCGAGTCAATTGACTTATGGTATATAGTACGCCCGGAGGCTGGGGAATCAAAACATACAAGACGTATTCGCCCGTGTAGATAATGTTGCGGAGAAACAATGTAAACCGGAGCCTCGTGATAAATCATGGGTTTTCGAACAGATATacgattaaaatgaaaaaataacacgaaaataaaaacaatatacacacatacatattatacgagtatgtaGAGTTCCAGTGGCCTCAGGCTCCTCGAAGGCCCCCCGGTGAGCCGGTAACCGACGCTCCGAATAATTGGAAAATGTTATAATGAACACGGTAATTTATGGGTCTACTGGACGATCGATATGTGACCATGATATTAACCATCGTCAACTTTTGatctacataatatgtttataactaAAAGGCgcatattaattcaattatcttgtgcatatatcattttattataacaccTAACGCTGATCACGCACTATATTCTCCGCAATAAACGTTTGTTATATGTATTGTCACGACATGTAAGATATGTGTAGAATACTTGTACAATGAATGAAGAAAATAGAAATCCGTTCCAAatgaatacacatattatatagttaaaataatatacacaatgaaataatatattacatgaagCAATTAAAAAGCTAATTGATTAACATttaggaatttttattttaatatataataactaataagggaTACAAATGATCGATAAAGCTGGTATTGACGTCTTATTACATTCATTGTTAGCATATTGGTttagtgtttttaataaataatagaaaattaacgaCTATTTATATAGATGCATATATGTAGACATGTAGTTAAAATTTCagcatttatagtttattcaaatgtatataacttgtcaaaaacataatacttaAACTCGTCTTGTTACGTAATACCAGTAACTTGTAGATAGACTGCAgtcatatcaattataataaatacgtcgacatattattatagtcttacCGAATTATTAGGGTGTTTGACCTGTAATAAATCCTCTGTGGACCTACGGGTTAGCGTAGTTACACTGaccgtttgattttttttttcgggttTTATCTTTATATACATCAAGATTTTTATAAGACGTGCAATGTAAATCAATGTTGCCTACAAGTTACAACGAAATTTGAAAAACATACACTAATTtaaggaatatattataatatttatagtgttcaatgttcataattatttttcgttggatcttttttgaatatttatatatgtgtatactatatatatatatattatatactatatggatatttaaattcgaaaactgttatttttatatatctactgTTGAGATAAGCATAGTtgtgacaaattaaatataagatttaagaATTTACACACAAAAACCAGTCCGTTTGAACAAACAACGGCAATATATTGTTTGTCGCCCCGAAGTCGAAACCACTCGCGTaacaatatatacgtacatcGATTGCACACACGATCCCGGaagacacaatatattattatgtgccaCGATAACTTGCCGaacaatatgttataaatgtataatatatattatatagcgatacgccgatacaataatataatatatagtcgttGGTCAAGGCAATTCCctaaacaaatcaaaaaatttactCAAGTTAGTTTCGCCGACACAGCCGTGCGCCTGTGGcacaataatattgtctatacacctatacattataatttataacttataagattaaTTACCGTGTTGACTAGCTGACTGGAGTCTGTCATCCGTGCAATAGCCAGGGATGGACTGGCCTGGCGGTACACAGAGACAAATCCCGATTATCGGTGACTCGTttcaataatatagattaaatggTCCGATAAtatttcagaaattaaaaatattgtttatataatgaaataacataaaatataaaaattataatatatataatgcataaataaGTATATGGTTTATCTGATCGTGTGATtttaagtatatcataataatcgataataatacaataatattatgaagtgaTCAAGTGTAtctttaaatatcatatattttgtcttggtaatttttttgaatgatttaatcaatatctttataattttattgtacttgTATAATAACTTGCAAAATCATGCgtaatgatttaaatagttgtatgtttttacatttattatttaactacatATCCCaaactttgaaattttataatttataactgacaGAAAAATGAATgacgtttatttataatttggctGAAACCGGCGTTAtccatttatatctatattaaatattgaaaatgttttttaaacaataagtaaaaggtgcttcatcattattatatttttaaaatacttctgaacaaattattattttattaaattaaaaaatagaattccAACCTTGTTAATTTTTGGCAATAAAAAATTCTCAGCCTGAAATATTGACCCAATGGCAACAATTATGACGGGGGTTAGAAATTGTGAACCCGTCCCGATACGTACCTTATGTGTTTTTCTTTctctttttatacttttttatttcttattgtaCCAGTCAGCTAGCCTGCTATTCAATCTGCCACAAGTTGTTATTTCTCGTATATCCTAATACGTGCGCGTTATTTGATGTATAtcaattgttgtataatatgcatcACCAGTCGGTCGATCGATCGCTTATCAAAACAATCGGAAATTAGTGGTCCCATTGTGTCGATATAAGCAAGGTGTATTGTGCGGGccatttatacacatatattgtgTATGCACTGCCTACCAACCTAACCGTATGTGGTTTATATATAAGATACGTGCTTCAAGATAAATGAAAACGACGTCACCGCCGGAGCAGACAGAATACGTGGCAGAATTCTCTCTCTAGCTGCTGCCGCTGCTGAAGCGACAGGATGATGACGGCGAAATGTTCTCATCTTCGACGACGACGGGTGCGAAACATATGGTTTTCGGGCGCCACGCGGTGAGtgtgtactatgtatatataaatatatatagggtTATGTGCGTTATTATCGAATTAGCATAATGTGCTTATATGCACCGCCGCCGTGTACACGTAACCAAATTGTGGAtgttttagagaaaaaaaactgAAAGGCATATCTTATGATTAATGGCTACGCTTGGGACCGCGGTAAATGACGTTCGAGGGgttatgtgttatattatattattacctatagatACGTGTTGTGTTGCCAATTGAAGAAGTCGCTTGCTTTTTTTTCTTGGCCGTCAGAGCGGACGGGAAAAAAAGCTAATTAGAGAACCAGCGGGGAGCGCACAGCCGGGTGACCACAGGGGTCTTTGCGGGTCTCTCGCGGCCCTTCGTCTGCCCGCGCGGACACGCCCTGCTACTGTAGAAGCGCTCATCGGTCTGAATCGGTATTTATACGATGGTTGTGGTTATGCCGCGAGGGACCGGTGTTTAACAGAACTAATAAACCGTCTAATGTTTCcccgatgacgacgacgacgatgatgatgaagAAGTGTTTTTAGCCGGTTCTTTGTCGGCGGGTGGCAAAACTGCCGTATTGGTTGGCAGTTCGatgattaaatgttttttgaattCTTCCACTGTCTGGTCTACGGATACCTCATAAACGCCGCCGACGGCGTTTGGAACGTTTGCAACATTTCCCCCCAATAATTCGCGTGTTTACAATGTAAAATCGAAACCGCTACTACgtacacttaataataataggtataggtacatactataaATACACGCGCACGCTGCTGCTGATACAAAGAACCGGCATCGCTGATGCTTTTCGCTACAAGAATGATTGGCTCGTAAAGGGaccgttttattgttattaatgtttcGATTACCTAAGTGATAATCGAGTGACTTTGAGTTGTAGAATATGTGACGTCACTGATCACATTCAGAATATTGGATATGTGTTAAactggtttatttttttgtaataaatcacagtacaaatatatattatatttggaagcaataatttaaaacgGTTTATATATCATAGCGATACAACTCGGTAAgagcaaaaatataatttataatattaaatcagcgAATACGTACTTAGATACGTGTAACCAATCAGGAGTCACCAATATAGAgttgataaaaacattttacagagctaaaaaaagtaacaagaacatatattattgtcaatttcaaagaatataaataacacgggtaaatcatatattatgtattataatacttatattatacagccGGGAAGTCGAAATATCACAAATaaagtatgtttataatatgtccGCACTAcactaaatttatttagaatattatgcaGACTATGCCAAAATAATTTCGTGGAcagaaaattatcatacaagCATATTTTATCATGTACAATATTGTGTCTTAGAAAATAGCTGCTAATAATGCAAAATATACCTAGTTAGAAACGGAATATCGAAGAGTTGTGTTCAGTATTTTATGAATAAGCCgtgtataaatcatataatgtggcagatatatatagatgtatattaaAGTGTGTAGGTTGCACAATATATGTTTTTCTCTCAATATAATACTAATCATGCATATAACATTGAGACAGTTTGCGAGtagaatagtttaaaaaaaactataatatgtataggtacctaccgcaTTTCGCGGTTCTGTTcgcagtaaacatattattttataatatacgcgtgaCCATACGTCATCATGGAACGCGATCTAAATGAAAACGGTGAACATTggatcattaaaatgtataaacggtAAATGTATATTTGGCTCTCGAACAGAAAACCTCTCGTGACGCAGTCCTATTCAGCAGTGTGATTTGCAGCGGGTTTCGCGTGTCGGCGcgacctacctatattattatattatattctgagaCCTGCATCGTCCGTCGTGTGGTCGTCGCCGCCGTTGTAGGACGATAAACCCATCAGAAGTGGCGACGTCCCGCGTGGCCCTTTCCGGTAGCCTTGTGCgtgaaacatatattattattattatcgcgtaTGTATGTACACGTGTAGAACTACAGtgtaagtaggtaataatacaaatatatcataagagcacatatattatattataatatgaacgcgTGACGGtggccaataaaaaaaaaaaaaatcgcggcGGTAGTAagactgtataggtatatataacatGTGCGTAGTACCCATATCGTGATCgcgacatttatttattattatttttattttatacgcacacacacacacacacacacacacacacacatacgcggtatattgtatacaccgCCGGCTTTTCTCTCGGATCACGCGATCCAAATATTTAGACAACGCCGGCGCGCGCATGAATAATCGCGTCTGTggctgttataatattgttgcgCTGTAACGGGCGAAAATAAgcgattaaaaaatatctaacgaCACGGACCTCGCCGCGCTTTTGCGTGTGGGTCCGGTAGTATGACACACGCGGTGGCCGCAACGATTTTGCCCACACATAGCAGCTATTATGATATAGACTACACTATTAGTCTTATAACTCATGTGTAAGCAATACGAACGGAGGACCGGCTTGCGGTCGGTGCCCGGTGGTAAGTATGTACGTATATAACACGCTGTAGGGTGGGGTGGGCGAGAAATGATActaatagtgataataatataataataaacaaaagttATAGACGTTTGCGGGCAGTACATAATCTTATAACGATGACAAATACTgtgcatgatatatatattgtataatatgcacatGTACAGTGTATAcgcattaaacattttaaatcatcgTACGCCgtagcatattattttaataatattataatatttacctaaacCACTACatgataatgcaataataataatattatgcactcgAATTGCACTATAGCACCACACACgccacacacatacacacattacATGATACGTTTCGCACACGCACAAAGAGACACTTACACACATATACGTGACATATTATTCGCGGACCGGGTCGGAATGCAGTCTCCAGTGGATataacgtgtataataataataataataataatacgcgcgcGCGCGACGAGCGAGACCAGTTTGGCAGCCATTtgtcacgtatataatattataatattattatgagaccCCCTATGTGCCGCTGCCTAAGCCGCGCATAGGTATGGCATGACGACAAGTAAATAAGGCACGTCGTcacttttataaatgtataatattacattgtacctataattgtaggtattatcactattatctatatgtattaattatcgATATACACATAGAATCGGACAACGGTAAAAGCTGCTACAGGAGGGTTTGCAAAAAACTACCACTATGTAATAGgtgtatatttcaatataaccgctgtaatttttaaagtttattatactgttatattatatttcagtttaAAATGTCACGACGAATCATTTTACGTACCAaagaagttaaattattttaaaatgaagtaTTGAAAACGAGCTAATAACTGGTATATACAGAGCGAATATCaacatatataatcattaatcacttacaaatttaaacaaaataaaaaattatacaaaatatccaAAATTCACTAGGTTTTATAAAATCAACAGGTTCACATCGTCGTGCATTGTAATAATGCAATCTAAATACATATTCACCACTTTAATAGCGCTTGGTTGAACGtacctatgtacctatatgaacttgtacattattatatattatgtaggtacttccTTAGAACTTACtagttattataggtacatataaaatgaatttattgttattgtcattCTATATTACAGTGGTTAAACTTATTACTTGTATTgacaaataattgttattattattttatcacaactACTCGCAACtactacgtattataatatatcactatattCGATGTTTCATTACAGATTATAGTATCTATAGTTTatggtataaaaatcaaaattgagcCGTCGCGGGACGCCTGGCAGATGTGAATCatcaacaattttctttttgtaataatgttgaaaattattataacaattattattattatttaattttaattttaatttttttttaattatttttattattataaattttttgccGAGCTTCGGCGAATTGAGCCGACGAGCCACAGTCAGTCTCACTACCGTACCGCGCCATTAGATGTTTCACATCAAAAGATTTTAAATACTAGGTAAATAACGACGtacgtaggtacttatatatctagagaacaaaaaatgtatacagttaAAGTttgaattacttatttaattatatacgctaattttaacatgtttttcatatattgtagactatagactatagagccTTCAAATCAGAAAGATAGACAATGGTGAACAATTtcgaaagaaaataataattacgattatCATTGTacgatattcataatataaaaattgcattatcaattttaattgtaattgaaGTGTCTTGTttgttattaatgaataatagatACGTTTATTCGGTTATTTTACGGCTTAAACTATTATAACACGAAAAGaaaaatcgaataataaatacatcgGAAACGTTTCTTTGGTGTTGAAGACCGACTTATCTGTCGTTTGTTCAATGTCAGCAAACTGGAAATCAATATTTGCCCGAAACGtcgtaaaagtattattatttaaagatgaACGGCGAAAACGTGTTAATTTTGTCTTTTCGACGACAGTTCCCACGGACATGAGGTGCTGTGTTTACCCAACCCAACTAACCGATCCTGTGTACACAGGGTAATGACAATTACCTAAATTACCCCATAGAGCCGTAGTTActtaaaataccaaataatagttatattgtaataatcaaatataaatatattatttaatagctgtatataggtatataagattATACACAATCGGTTGTAAGAAATTTACGATTTCCGCTctcaataatagtatatatagaataatattattattattataatttagtacacCACtgcagtaatataaaataatatgcattttcttGTGATTTTTGAGTGGTCGTTTTTATATACAAGCAACTTGATGCAAGTTAACTCGTATTGTAttcatgtaatttaatattatgtatatacgtataatatattattatttattagttaccaATAGCTTaaactaataatcaaaataattgtatatttatgacataaactgatattacttattttactttatacaattttacgaTAATCTAATGCTATATAATACCATGGTACGTATACAAATCGctgtaatatataactaattttcTGCCATATAGATACACCTacgcaataattataaatacgaaaTATGAACTTTgctatttttagattaaaatctCGTGAGACATTTGACatctgaaaattataataagtggCTAGTCATAACATAACCTAATATGACAACATTacataaacaaacaaaacaaattagattacaatttttaatttttcactttattaCAACACAGGTAATTCATGTTATtcgttattaaatgtaaatacttacCTAGTTTAGGtttactaaacaaaatataaaataatattactaatgcaattgaaaaaaaatgttgcttttagttaatactaatttactaattttggtttttaagtttttagattCAGAAAGATGAACAATAGACAGATATCAAAAGAAATAAAAGTTAGATTAAATAAAGTTTGCAATCTTTTAAAAGAAATCGAGGACATCTTGTGCAGAGAAAAAAATGAGAATCAAATGAGTCAATTATCAAAATTAGACTATTCATGCAATTGTGTTTGTGTAAAACACTCAACACCTCAAATTTTGagtgaaaaattagaaaaagtATCTAATCATAGAAAAGATGAGAATAGTAGAATATGCGAGAAAATGTATAAACCATGCTTTGAAAAACATGTAAAATGTAAAGTCTTAGACAAAGGAAACATGTCTTCTGATATAAATAACACTAGTCCATGTTGTCAGAAAAATGATGAAGATAATCGTGAAAACAATAACTCAATATCCCCAAACGTTTTGTGTTGCAATATAtctaacaaacaattttataataatacacaaaatgaTTGTATGCATGAACTGTTTAAAAACaagataaattgtattacacaAAAGTATATGTCATATTTCgacgaaattaataaaaatgaaccaaACACTACAATTTGTTcaacaattaattcaaaaagAATACCacggaaataattataatttgaatgtaaCAGGCGCTAAGCAAAAAGGTTCaaattacttaatatacatattagggTTGTACCTCCCCACTAGGTACGACCTCGGTAAGCATTAATTATTGTTCTCATTTTAGTGAATTTAATCATAGTCAAATTAATGCAAAAGGTTCTTACAACtatgatgtattttaaaatttgaatttcaataaaacttACCTTGCGAGTGGATacagattaatttataattatttcatttcagcaatttgtatacaaatcaCGATAATTTCCTATTTTTTCGCCCAACCAGGTTCATGGATATAATCAGGTAGGTGAAGATGTTTAGATGTATAGAGTTTGAGCCTCCACTATTGATGAATAActtaacataatgtataaatctTATTATCGACCCgggaaatagttttaaaaaaaagtgaaaatatttgtgggattataattaattatgattattatgtatttagatatataggtattctatgttgtatttatttatctttacatTAAgtgatagtttaaaaataatcacgaATTGCAGCTGTACAGTATCAGATAAACTTTTAATGTAATAGGTATGCCTtattgtaaaaaacaattttaataattttgtctttaaaaaaataatgtgaaaatacaaatttaaaaaaaagtacaagtccacagtattaaaattatttatacaagttCAAAAGTTCAAATAGTTCAATAGTTGAATGCACATTTTGTACGgcttaatataagtaaaatacataacaatttaattacaataatattgtttttacttattgTTTACAAATGCCAGAGGAGTGCATTATTCATTCATTATTGttcatgttatttattaatgcaTATAATCATCTGATCTTAATGAAAAGAAAACAATCGATAATAAAAAGAATTAATatcttttttatacatatatttatattagtatttataatcaatggtacataatattataatatgcacccAAGCAGTATAAGAACGTGAACGACGATTTggatgattataaataataaaaagcacgtgtttttacgtaaatattcatattttttttaacttttaaaattcttCATTAATGGGTTCATCACgtaaaaaacaacattatacatattactattcttaatataatatggttttaaatcgcATAAGTAgtgttattacatttattgtttaaatatgtaaacatttaatttttgagctctttataaaaaaatgtttttcagtacctatatttatttatagatacacaGTATAATCAGTggtataacatacaatatacaatataagtgCATCAAACTAGGTAAAAACTATTAAGTTTTCTCTGTTAAAAGAATTaccttacataatacataattaattatatttaattattattaatctagtAAACTATATTCGATAGATGGTaggatttttatgattatatgtatagtatattgtattatatgtaatgcACGTTCTAGTATGATGGTTAGATTTTCTAGTATAGATGACAAGATGACACCTTTAACGAACCTATCGGTTCggttaaattactaaaaacgaTGTAATCAGCTCCGATTAACCAACATCCCACTTGAGTGATTACTATACGAAAATCCGGTCGGTGCAGTATGTGTCATCAACCAACCAACAAACCAGTCAAACAGTTAAACACCATTGGGACAGTGACACGTTGTACCTAACTATATACgatcaattatttgtatattatggatCCACGTAGGGAATGCGAGTATAACTATCCAAGTGAAACAAATAGTATTTGTCATAGCTAATGAAATCGCTTGTTCAACTCGTTTGTTCAGGATACATTAAATcagcattataatattcgttGTGCCGTTTTGCGTGGTTACAATACTGTAAGTATGCGAGAATAGGTATAgtagaaataactaataattattatagtgaaaaaaatatgcttatttagtaatttaggtacctacacaattttattatgcGGACAAAgataggttttattttattcgttccGAAAACTTGTACATACGTCTTGTCAACATAGGCGAGAGATTATGATGGAGTGATTATTCAATTACATGCAATACTCTaactagtaatattattatacctattttacatTGCTGGTGTTATTTATAGGGCTACTTACTAAAAACATggaataatttaactatttatataataaaaaactc includes:
- the LOC132926926 gene encoding uncharacterized protein LOC132926926, yielding MNNRQISKEIKVRLNKVCNLLKEIEDILCREKNENQMSQLSKLDYSCNCVCVKHSTPQILSEKLEKVSNHRKDENSRICEKMYKPCFEKHVKCKVLDKGNMSSDINNTSPCCQKNDEDNRENNNSISPNVLCCNISNKQFYNNTQNDCMHELFKNKINCITQKYMSYFDEINKNEPNTTICSTINSKRIPRK